The DNA sequence GGGACTGCATCATCTCGGCGCGGTCGCCGGAGGGGGCGGCCTGCTTGCCGGAGGCGATGCGAGCGGCCTGGCGGTCGATGGACATACGGGCGTTGAAGTGGGTGGCCACGGCAATGATGAGCACCAGCGGCACGGCGACGAACATGATGTCGGTGCGGGTGAAATCAACGTTGGGGAACGCGGCGTACATTTCCTGCGGCATCGAGATGAATGCCGAGAGCGGAACGCCGAAAATGGTGGCGTCGAGGAAAGACTGCACGTCGTCGACACCGAAGATGTAGTTCGGCGTGTTGTAGTTCTGCTCGATGGACATCCCGAGCTGGCCGACGCCTTCGCCGGTGCGGTTGAAGGAACGCAGCACGTGGAACAGGCCGATGAACACGGGGATCTGCACCAGCATGGGCAGACAGCCGGCGATGGGGTTGACGCCCATCTCCTTCTGGAGCTTGCGCGTCTCCTCCATCATCTTCGTCTGGTCATTTTTGTACTTGGTGCGAATTTCCTGCATCTTCGGCTGCATCTCTTGCATCTTGCGGCCGGAGCGCAGCTGGTTCATCGTCGGCCTAAACAGCAAGGCCTTGATGGTGAAGGTGAGGAAAATGATGGCTAGCACCCAGGAGATGCCGGAATCCGGGTCCAGGACAAAGCTAAAAGCTTTGTGCCAGAACCACAGGATGGCCGAGATCGGCCAATAGATGAAGTTGAGCACCTGTGTCAGAACTCCTT is a window from the Corynebacterium testudinoris genome containing:
- the yidC gene encoding membrane protein insertase YidC is translated as MLNFIYWPISAILWFWHKAFSFVLDPDSGISWVLAIIFLTFTIKALLFRPTMNQLRSGRKMQEMQPKMQEIRTKYKNDQTKMMEETRKLQKEMGVNPIAGCLPMLVQIPVFIGLFHVLRSFNRTGEGVGQLGMSIEQNYNTPNYIFGVDDVQSFLDATIFGVPLSAFISMPQEMYAAFPNVDFTRTDIMFVAVPLVLIIAVATHFNARMSIDRQAARIASGKQAAPSGDRAEMMQSQMAVMNKMMLWFMPLTILFTGFLWHIGLLFYMVSNNVWTFFQQRYIFNKMDAEEAAEEEARKALKRTTAPAPGARKVNKKKKK